One genomic segment of Brassica napus cultivar Da-Ae unplaced genomic scaffold, Da-Ae ScsIHWf_57;HRSCAF=97, whole genome shotgun sequence includes these proteins:
- the LOC111214169 gene encoding defensin-like protein 1, with translation MKLSMRLISAVLLLFMIFVATGMGPVSVEARTCESQSHRFKGPCVSENNCANVCHNEGFGGGKCRGLRRRCFCTRHC, from the exons ATGAAGCTTTCGATGCGTTTGATCTCAGCTGTTCTCCTCTTGTTCATGATATTCGTTGCTACAG GGATGGGTCCAGTATCAGTGGAGGCACGCACATGTGAGTCACAGAGCCATAGGTTCAAGGGTCCATGCGTGAGCGAAAATAACTGCGCAAACGTGTGCCACAACGAAGGTTTTGGCGGAGGCAAATGCCGTGGACTTCGTCGTCGGTGCTTCTGCACCAGACATTGCTGA